A genomic stretch from Heliangelus exortis chromosome 16, bHelExo1.hap1, whole genome shotgun sequence includes:
- the ZNF335 gene encoding zinc finger protein 335 isoform X16: MEENAVESSSDAAPLAAQEEPSESGLGVGSSEAVSADSSDSAAAPGPLSRPDDSGVGQSSDSSGVSLEEVSESSSSTDAVPRIYLPDSSSIAQSTLVSSVSTVSQSIMVSESPQVLVHSSVITDGATIVSDSTASTSSDLSSAIDKIIESTIGPDVIQRCIAVTSAEDGGAETTQYLILQGPDDGAPMVSQMATSALASSLAIEAVADGPTSTCLDQPGPSDPLEQSEALQLPAQPDQPREADGGEELEQPDMETLEEMMEVVVVQQFKCKMCQYKSVSKKTLINHMKERHFHPVGSALAVKKGRSRKGGSAPKAAEEEVAEEEEEEDDIMDAGAIDDPEEDSDYNPAEDEPRGRLPKLSRTVPTSSEERPRRRPGRPRKAPRLEDAPQDTPEGGEVEPLVTSQSTPSCELHSLEAASSSGLENGTSESLAEPSISQSDSENKDPSSNMGPEEADTPPRRRGRPSRRFLGKKYRKYMGHRYYYKSPKPLMRPFLCRICGSRFLTHDDLRFHVNSHEANDPQLFKCLQCSYRSRRWSSLKEHMFNHVGSKPYKCEECSYTSVYKKDVIRHSTVHSRDRKKRADPPKKLNSFPCPVCNRIYPMQKRLTQHMKTHSTEKPHMCDKCGKSFKKRYTFKMHLLTHIQAIANRRFKCEFCDYVCEDKKVLLNHQLSHMNDKPYKCSFCKYSTFREDFLVSHMAIKHTGGKPFACEFCHFTTKHKKNLRLHVHCRHPESFEEWAQRHPEEPPCRRRPFFTLQQIEELKQQHSQVQAPAEPEAAPPVPLGPDTFHTVQAVPGAEPPVLSQDTLEGATIIYEQDAAGSAELATQTALDLLLNMSSQRELATGSLQVAVVKPGEAGEAQGPCVAQEEGTEVVSEEQQQQKLVTLHVAEPGETLVQEAYEEAALGGSELQQITIPFGGTTEYSIITPISEEIPAPSTLYSSEEESPVETSHAVVVSEAVMAEETLKDHSNHYIMSSGAPRSQFHQEEPLSGDVVLPVSAEGQEGQPTSIKWPLVQCVTRQLQKDSSLSPASEGQEVSSPKVKWPALQGVAKKLSCKVSTTKKLSCKISTAKKFSCKICTAMFTGRAEMESHKRAHIGPSTFKCPDCPFTAALWPEVRSHMVQHASLRPHKCSHCSFASKNKKDLRRHTLTHTNEKPFACQVQP; this comes from the exons ATGGAGGAGAATGCGGTGGAGAGCAGCAGCGACGCGGCCCCGCTGGCGGCGCAGGAGGAGCCCTCCGAGAGTGGCCTGGGCGTCGGGAGCTCGGAGGCGGTCTCGGCAGACAGCAGCGACAGCGCCGCGGCCCCCGGGCCTCTCTCCCGGCCCGATGACTCCGGCGTGGGCCAGAGCTCCGACAGCAGCGGGGTCTCCTTG GAAGAGGTGTcggagagcagctccagcaccgATGCTGTTCCCAGGATTTATCTGCCAGATTCATCCTCCATCGCCCAGTCCACCTTGGTCTCCAGTGTCTCCACTGTGAGCCAGTCCATCATGGTGTCAGAGTCCCCACAAGTCCTGGTCCACTCCAGCGTCATCACTGATGGAGCCACCATTGTGTCAGACTCCACTGCCTCCACATCCTCAGACCTCAGCTCTGCCATTGACAAAATCATCGAGTCCACCATCGGGCCTGACGTCATCCAGA GGTGCATTGCTGTGACCAGCGCAGAGGATGGAGGGGCAGAGACCACTCAGTACCTCATTCTGCAGGGCCCTGATGATG GAGCCCCCATGGTGTCCCAGATGGCCACCTCTGCCCTGGCCAGTAGCTTGGCAATAGAAGCTGTTGCTGATGGACCAACCTCCACCTGCCTCGACCAGCCTGGCCCTTCTGACCCTCTTGAGCAGTCAGaagccctgcagctgcctgcacagcctGACCAGCCCCGGGAGGCTGATggtggagaggagctggagcagccagaCATGGAGACTCTGGAGGAGAtgatggaggtggtggtggtgcagcaGTTCAAGTGCAAGATGTGTCAGTACAAGAGTGTCTCCAAGAAAACACTCATCAACCACATGAAGGAGCGGCACTTCCATCCAG TGGGCTCAGCTCTGGCTGTGAAGAAAGGTCGTTCCCGAAAGGGAGGATCTGCTCCTAAGGCTGcggaggaggaggtggcagaggaggaggaggaggaggatgataTCATGGATGCTGGTGCTATTGATGACCCTGAAG AGGACAGTGACTACAACCCAGCTGAGGATGAGCCCCGAGGGCGCCTGCCCAAGCTCAGCCGCACGGTCCCCACCTCCAGCGAGGAGAGACCCCGGCGGCGCCCAGGGAGACCCCGCAAGGCTCCTCGTCTGGAGGATGCACCCCAAGACACGCCGGAGG gaggggaggtggAGCCCTTGGTGACATCCCAGAGCACACCCAGCTGCGAGCTGCACAGCTTGGAAGCAGCCAGTTCCTCTGGCCTGGAGAACGGGACCAGCGAGAGCCTGGCAGAGCCCAGCATCAGCCAGTCTGACTCTGAGAACAAGGACCCCTCCTCCAACATGGGCCCCGAGGAGGCAGACACCCCCCCCAGGAGGCGCGGGCGGCCCTCCCGCCGCTTCCTGGGCAAGAAATACCGCAAGTACATGGGGCACAG gTACTACTACAAGTCTCCCAAGCCCCTCATGAGGCCCTTCCTGTGCCGCATCTGTGGGTCACGGTTCCTCACCCACGATGATCTGCGCTTCCACGTCAACTCCCACGAGGCCAACGACCCCCAGCTCTTCAAGTGCCTGCAGTGCAGCTACCGCTCCCGCCGATGGTCTTCGCTCAAG GAACACATGTTCAACCATGTGGGCAGCAAGCCCTACAAGTGTGAGGAGTGCAGTTACACCAGTGTGTACAAGAAAGATGTCATCCGACACTCCACAGTACACAGCCGGGACAG gAAGAAGCGTGCTGATCCG CCCAAAAAGCTGAACTCCTTCCCCTGCCCCGTCTGCAACCGTATCTACCCCATGCAGAAGAGGCTGACACAGCACATGAAGACGCACAGCACAGAGAAACCACACATGTGTGACAAG TGTGGGAAGTCCTTTAAGAAACGCTACACCTTCAAGATGCACCTGCTGACCCACATCCAGGCCATTGCCAACCGCAG GTTCAAGTGTGAGTTCTGTGATTATGTCTGCGAGGACAAAAAGGTGCTGCTGAACCACCAGCTGTCACACATGAACGACAAGCCCTACAAGTGCAGCTTCTGCAAGTATTCCACCTTCCGTGAGGATTTCCTGGTCTCCCACATGGCTATCAAGCACACAG GAGGGAAGCCCTTTGCTTGTGAGTTCTGCCACTTCACCACCAAGCACAAGAAGAACCTGCGGCTCCACGTGCACTGCCGGCACCCCGAATCCTTTGAGGAGTGGGCTCAGAGGCACCCCGAGGAGCCACCCTGCCGTCGCCGACCCTTCTTCACACTGCAGCAAATCGaggagctgaagcagcagcacagccaggtgCAGGCCCCAGCTGAGCCAGAGGCTGCTCCCCCA GTGCCTCTCGGCCCCGACACCTTCCACACAGTGCAGGCTGTCCCAGGAGCTGAGCCCCCTGTCCTCTCACAGGATACCCTGGAAGGGGCCACCATCATTTATGAACAAG ATGCAGCTGGGTCAGCAGAACTGGCCACGCAGACTGCCCTGGACCTGCTGCTGAACATGAGCAGTCAGCGGGAGCTGGCCACGGGCTCACTGCAG GTGGCCGTGGTGAAGCCAGGGGAGGCGGGGGAGGCACAGGGCCCCTGTGTGGCGCAAGAGGAGGGCACAGAGGTGGtctctgaggagcagcagcagcagaagttgGTGACACTGCACgtggcagagccaggggagaCGCTGGTGCAGGAGGCATATGaggaggcagctctgggtggctcagagctgcagcagatcACCATCCCCTTCGGTGGGACAACAGAGTACAGCATCATCACCCCCATCAGTGAGGAGatcccagcccccagcacacTGTACAG cagtgaggaggagaGCCCCGTGGAGACCTCCCATGCTGTTGTGGTGAGCGAAGCTGTGATGGCTGAGGAGACTCTGAAGGACCACAGCAACCACTACATCATGTCATCTGGTGCCCCAAGGAGCCAGTTCCATCAGGAGGAG CCCCTCAGCGGGGACGTGGTCCTGCCCGTGtctgcagagggacaggagggacagcCCACCAGCATCAAGTGGCCCTTGGTGCAGTGTGTCACCAGGCAGCTCCAGAAGGACTCGTCTTTATCCCCAGCCTCTGAGGGGCAGGAAGTCTCATCCCCAAAGGTCAAGTGGCCTGCACTCCAAGGCGTGGCCAAGAAGCTTTCGTGCAAGGTTTCCACAACCAAGAAGCTCTCATGCAAGATTTCCACAGCCAAAAAGTTTTCCTGCAAGATTTGCACAGCCATGTTCACAGGGAGGGCAGAAATGGAGAGTCACAAGAGAGCCCACATTGGGCCCAGCACTTTCAAATGTCCCGACTGCCCCTTCACCGCAGCGCTCTGGCCGGAGGTCCGG agcCACATGGTCCAGCATGCCAGCCTGCGGCCACACAAATGCAGCCACTGTAGCTTTGCCTCCAAGAACAAGAAGGACCTGCGCAGGCACACACTGACCCACACCAACGAGAAGCCCTTCGCCTGCCAG gTTCAACCGTAA
- the ZNF335 gene encoding zinc finger protein 335 isoform X13, which produces MEENAVESSSDAAPLAAQEEPSESGLGVGSSEAVSADSSDSAAAPGPLSRPDDSGVGQSSDSSGVSLEEVSESSSSTDAVPRIYLPDSSSIAQSTLVSSVSTVSQSIMVSESPQVLVHSSVITDGATIVSDSTASTSSDLSSAIDKIIESTIGPDVIQRCIAVTSAEDGGAETTQYLILQGPDDGAPMVSQMATSALASSLAIEAVADGPTSTCLDQPGPSDPLEQSEALQLPAQPDQPREADGGEELEQPDMETLEEMMEVVVVQQFKCKMCQYKSVSKKTLINHMKERHFHPVGSALAVKKGRSRKGGSAPKAAEEEVAEEEEEEDDIMDAGAIDDPEEDSDYNPAEDEPRGRLPKLSRTVPTSSEERPRRRPGRPRKAPRLEDAPQDTPEGGEVEPLVTSQSTPSCELHSLEAASSSGLENGTSESLAEPSISQSDSENKDPSSNMGPEEADTPPRRRGRPSRRFLGKKYRKYMGHRYYYKSPKPLMRPFLCRICGSRFLTHDDLRFHVNSHEANDPQLFKCLQCSYRSRRWSSLKEHMFNHVGSKPYKCEECSYTSVYKKDVIRHSTVHSRDRKKRADPPKKLNSFPCPVCNRIYPMQKRLTQHMKTHSTEKPHMCDKCGKSFKKRYTFKMHLLTHIQAIANRRFKCEFCDYVCEDKKVLLNHQLSHMNDKPYKCSFCKYSTFREDFLVSHMAIKHTGGKPFACEFCHFTTKHKKNLRLHVHCRHPESFEEWAQRHPEEPPCRRRPFFTLQQIEELKQQHSQVPLGPDTFHTVQAVPGAEPPVLSQDTLEGATIIYEQDAAGSAELATQTALDLLLNMSSQRELATGSLQVAVVKPGEAGEAQGPCVAQEEGTEVVSEEQQQQKLVTLHVAEPGETLVQEAYEEAALGGSELQQITIPFGGTTEYSIITPISEEIPAPSTLYSEEESPVETSHAVVVSEAVMAEETLKDHSNHYIMSSGAPRSQFHQEEPLSGDVVLPVSAEGQEGQPTSIKWPLVQCVTRQLQKDSSLSPASEGQEVSSPKVKWPALQGVAKKLSCKVSTTKKLSCKISTAKKFSCKICTAMFTGRAEMESHKRAHIGPSTFKCPDCPFTAALWPEVRSHMVQHASLRPHKCSHCSFASKNKKDLRRHTLTHTNEKPFACQVCGQRFNRNGHLKFHMQRLHSSEVKRPPVPAAAAPQTIILNSDEDTLATLQTALQAGQAVLAPERLQQALGQEHIIVAQEQSVTSQEEAAYIQEITTADGQTVQHLVTSDNQVQYIIAQDGVQHLLPHEYVVVPEGHHIQVQDGQITHIQYEQGSQFLPEQQIQYMPVSPEQQLVTQAQLEAAAHSAVSAVADAAMAQAQGVFTAEATAEQIQHLQQGIHYDVITLAE; this is translated from the exons ATGGAGGAGAATGCGGTGGAGAGCAGCAGCGACGCGGCCCCGCTGGCGGCGCAGGAGGAGCCCTCCGAGAGTGGCCTGGGCGTCGGGAGCTCGGAGGCGGTCTCGGCAGACAGCAGCGACAGCGCCGCGGCCCCCGGGCCTCTCTCCCGGCCCGATGACTCCGGCGTGGGCCAGAGCTCCGACAGCAGCGGGGTCTCCTTG GAAGAGGTGTcggagagcagctccagcaccgATGCTGTTCCCAGGATTTATCTGCCAGATTCATCCTCCATCGCCCAGTCCACCTTGGTCTCCAGTGTCTCCACTGTGAGCCAGTCCATCATGGTGTCAGAGTCCCCACAAGTCCTGGTCCACTCCAGCGTCATCACTGATGGAGCCACCATTGTGTCAGACTCCACTGCCTCCACATCCTCAGACCTCAGCTCTGCCATTGACAAAATCATCGAGTCCACCATCGGGCCTGACGTCATCCAGA GGTGCATTGCTGTGACCAGCGCAGAGGATGGAGGGGCAGAGACCACTCAGTACCTCATTCTGCAGGGCCCTGATGATG GAGCCCCCATGGTGTCCCAGATGGCCACCTCTGCCCTGGCCAGTAGCTTGGCAATAGAAGCTGTTGCTGATGGACCAACCTCCACCTGCCTCGACCAGCCTGGCCCTTCTGACCCTCTTGAGCAGTCAGaagccctgcagctgcctgcacagcctGACCAGCCCCGGGAGGCTGATggtggagaggagctggagcagccagaCATGGAGACTCTGGAGGAGAtgatggaggtggtggtggtgcagcaGTTCAAGTGCAAGATGTGTCAGTACAAGAGTGTCTCCAAGAAAACACTCATCAACCACATGAAGGAGCGGCACTTCCATCCAG TGGGCTCAGCTCTGGCTGTGAAGAAAGGTCGTTCCCGAAAGGGAGGATCTGCTCCTAAGGCTGcggaggaggaggtggcagaggaggaggaggaggaggatgataTCATGGATGCTGGTGCTATTGATGACCCTGAAG AGGACAGTGACTACAACCCAGCTGAGGATGAGCCCCGAGGGCGCCTGCCCAAGCTCAGCCGCACGGTCCCCACCTCCAGCGAGGAGAGACCCCGGCGGCGCCCAGGGAGACCCCGCAAGGCTCCTCGTCTGGAGGATGCACCCCAAGACACGCCGGAGG gaggggaggtggAGCCCTTGGTGACATCCCAGAGCACACCCAGCTGCGAGCTGCACAGCTTGGAAGCAGCCAGTTCCTCTGGCCTGGAGAACGGGACCAGCGAGAGCCTGGCAGAGCCCAGCATCAGCCAGTCTGACTCTGAGAACAAGGACCCCTCCTCCAACATGGGCCCCGAGGAGGCAGACACCCCCCCCAGGAGGCGCGGGCGGCCCTCCCGCCGCTTCCTGGGCAAGAAATACCGCAAGTACATGGGGCACAG gTACTACTACAAGTCTCCCAAGCCCCTCATGAGGCCCTTCCTGTGCCGCATCTGTGGGTCACGGTTCCTCACCCACGATGATCTGCGCTTCCACGTCAACTCCCACGAGGCCAACGACCCCCAGCTCTTCAAGTGCCTGCAGTGCAGCTACCGCTCCCGCCGATGGTCTTCGCTCAAG GAACACATGTTCAACCATGTGGGCAGCAAGCCCTACAAGTGTGAGGAGTGCAGTTACACCAGTGTGTACAAGAAAGATGTCATCCGACACTCCACAGTACACAGCCGGGACAG gAAGAAGCGTGCTGATCCG CCCAAAAAGCTGAACTCCTTCCCCTGCCCCGTCTGCAACCGTATCTACCCCATGCAGAAGAGGCTGACACAGCACATGAAGACGCACAGCACAGAGAAACCACACATGTGTGACAAG TGTGGGAAGTCCTTTAAGAAACGCTACACCTTCAAGATGCACCTGCTGACCCACATCCAGGCCATTGCCAACCGCAG GTTCAAGTGTGAGTTCTGTGATTATGTCTGCGAGGACAAAAAGGTGCTGCTGAACCACCAGCTGTCACACATGAACGACAAGCCCTACAAGTGCAGCTTCTGCAAGTATTCCACCTTCCGTGAGGATTTCCTGGTCTCCCACATGGCTATCAAGCACACAG GAGGGAAGCCCTTTGCTTGTGAGTTCTGCCACTTCACCACCAAGCACAAGAAGAACCTGCGGCTCCACGTGCACTGCCGGCACCCCGAATCCTTTGAGGAGTGGGCTCAGAGGCACCCCGAGGAGCCACCCTGCCGTCGCCGACCCTTCTTCACACTGCAGCAAATCGaggagctgaagcagcagcacagccag GTGCCTCTCGGCCCCGACACCTTCCACACAGTGCAGGCTGTCCCAGGAGCTGAGCCCCCTGTCCTCTCACAGGATACCCTGGAAGGGGCCACCATCATTTATGAACAAG ATGCAGCTGGGTCAGCAGAACTGGCCACGCAGACTGCCCTGGACCTGCTGCTGAACATGAGCAGTCAGCGGGAGCTGGCCACGGGCTCACTGCAG GTGGCCGTGGTGAAGCCAGGGGAGGCGGGGGAGGCACAGGGCCCCTGTGTGGCGCAAGAGGAGGGCACAGAGGTGGtctctgaggagcagcagcagcagaagttgGTGACACTGCACgtggcagagccaggggagaCGCTGGTGCAGGAGGCATATGaggaggcagctctgggtggctcagagctgcagcagatcACCATCCCCTTCGGTGGGACAACAGAGTACAGCATCATCACCCCCATCAGTGAGGAGatcccagcccccagcacacTGTACAG tgaggaggagaGCCCCGTGGAGACCTCCCATGCTGTTGTGGTGAGCGAAGCTGTGATGGCTGAGGAGACTCTGAAGGACCACAGCAACCACTACATCATGTCATCTGGTGCCCCAAGGAGCCAGTTCCATCAGGAGGAG CCCCTCAGCGGGGACGTGGTCCTGCCCGTGtctgcagagggacaggagggacagcCCACCAGCATCAAGTGGCCCTTGGTGCAGTGTGTCACCAGGCAGCTCCAGAAGGACTCGTCTTTATCCCCAGCCTCTGAGGGGCAGGAAGTCTCATCCCCAAAGGTCAAGTGGCCTGCACTCCAAGGCGTGGCCAAGAAGCTTTCGTGCAAGGTTTCCACAACCAAGAAGCTCTCATGCAAGATTTCCACAGCCAAAAAGTTTTCCTGCAAGATTTGCACAGCCATGTTCACAGGGAGGGCAGAAATGGAGAGTCACAAGAGAGCCCACATTGGGCCCAGCACTTTCAAATGTCCCGACTGCCCCTTCACCGCAGCGCTCTGGCCGGAGGTCCGG agcCACATGGTCCAGCATGCCAGCCTGCGGCCACACAAATGCAGCCACTGTAGCTTTGCCTCCAAGAACAAGAAGGACCTGCGCAGGCACACACTGACCCACACCAACGAGAAGCCCTTCGCCTGCCAGGTCTGTGGGCAGAG gTTCAACCGTAATGGGCACCTCAAGTTCCACATGCAGCGTTTGCACAGCTCGGAGGTGAAGAGGCCACCAGTGCCTGCGGCTGCTGCCCCCCAGACCATCATTCTGAATAGTGATGAGGACACACTGGCCACTCTGCAGA cagctctgcaggctgggcaggcagtgctggctcCTGAGCGGCTTCAGCAGGCCCTGGGGCAGGAGCACATCATTGTGGCACAGGAGCAGAGTGTCACCAGCCAG GAGGAGGCTGCCTACATCCAGGAGATCACGACAGCCGATGGACAGACAGTGCAGCACTTGGTGACCTCTGACAACCAG GTTCAGTACATCATTGCCCAGGATGGCGTCCAGCACTTGCTTCCCCACGAGTACGTTGTTGTCCCAGAGGGACATCACATCCAG GTACAGGATGGTCAGATCACCCACATCCAGTACGAGCAGGGAAGCCAGTtcctcccagagcagcag atcCAATACATGCCCGTCTCACCCGAGCAGCAGCTGGTCAcccaggcacagctggaggcagctgcaCACTCGGCtgtctcag cagtGGCCGATGCTGCCATGGCCCAGGCCCAGGGCGTGTTTACTGCCGAggccacagcagagcagatccAGCATTTGCAGCAGGGAATCCACTACGATGTCATCACACTGGCAGAATAG